A region of Chelonoidis abingdonii isolate Lonesome George chromosome 8, CheloAbing_2.0, whole genome shotgun sequence DNA encodes the following proteins:
- the POLR2D gene encoding DNA-directed RNA polymerase II subunit RPB4, which yields MAAGSSEVRVADVEEDASQLVFPKEFETAETLLNSEVHMLLEHRKQQNESAEDEQELSEVFMKTLNYTARFSRFKNRETIASVRSLLLQKKLHKFELACLANLCPETAEEAKALIPSLEGRFEDEELQQILDDIQTKRSFQY from the exons ATggcggctggaagcagcgaggTCCGGGTCGCGGACGTGGAGGAGGACGCCTCGCAGCTCGTCTTCCCCAAAG AATTTGAAACTGCTGAGACACTTCTAAATTCAGAAGTGCACATGCTTCTTGAGCATCGTAAACAACAGAATGAGAGTGCTGAGGATGAGCAGGAGCTCTCAGAAGTCTTCATGAAAACTCTGAACTACACGGCTCGCTTCAGCCGCTTCAAAAACCGGGAGACCATTGCCAGCGTCCGCAG tttGTTGCTCCAGAAAAAGCTCCATAAATTTGAATTGGCGTGTTTGGCTAATCTGTGTCCTGAGACAGCTGAGGAGGCCAAGGCTTTGATTCCCAG CCTAGAGGGCCGGTTTGAAGATGAGGAGCTACAGCAGATTCTTGATGACATTCAGACCAAACGAAGCTTCCAGTATTAG